One window from the genome of Jiangella alba encodes:
- a CDS encoding succinylglutamate desuccinylase/aspartoacylase family protein produces MTAAWREHRLPTGPGGAGIDVHELDSGASGPTVVILGGVHGNEVGGILAAARLTRLPLPLRAGRVRVVPVTHEAAYEADSRVGPGDGLNLARVFPGAAGGSATERLAHLVTEQLLRTADVLVDLHTSSPDTDMPLFAGCLDDGSDAADRAVRLALAFGAPAVWTHGVLGPGRTLTVARDLGIPAIYAESPVGGVLDERYLDAYVSGVRRVLADLAMLPDETAPGATVPVWVHGDGDVDMFSQVAVGGMFHAEVALMDRVEAGQLVGTVVDTRARVLEHVHAAASGHVVTLRRAAHVRPGTPVAGIAAARPARLGLPSDSLVPSGALR; encoded by the coding sequence ATGACCGCGGCGTGGCGGGAGCACCGGTTGCCGACCGGCCCGGGCGGAGCGGGGATCGACGTCCACGAGCTGGACAGCGGCGCATCCGGGCCGACCGTCGTGATCCTCGGCGGTGTGCACGGCAACGAGGTCGGCGGCATCCTGGCCGCCGCCCGGCTGACCCGGCTGCCGCTGCCGCTGCGCGCCGGCCGGGTGCGCGTCGTCCCCGTCACGCACGAGGCGGCGTACGAGGCGGACAGCCGGGTGGGCCCCGGCGACGGACTCAACCTGGCCCGGGTGTTCCCCGGAGCGGCCGGCGGATCGGCCACGGAACGGCTGGCGCACCTGGTGACCGAGCAGCTGCTGCGCACCGCCGACGTGCTGGTCGACCTGCACACGTCCAGCCCCGACACGGACATGCCGCTGTTCGCGGGCTGCCTCGACGACGGGTCGGACGCGGCGGACCGCGCGGTGCGCCTGGCGCTGGCGTTCGGCGCGCCGGCGGTGTGGACGCACGGCGTGCTCGGTCCCGGGCGCACGCTGACGGTGGCCCGGGATCTGGGCATCCCGGCCATCTACGCGGAGTCGCCGGTGGGCGGCGTCCTGGACGAGCGCTACCTGGACGCGTACGTGTCCGGCGTGCGGCGGGTGCTGGCCGATCTCGCGATGCTCCCCGATGAGACCGCCCCGGGCGCTACGGTGCCGGTATGGGTGCACGGCGACGGTGACGTCGACATGTTCTCTCAGGTCGCCGTCGGCGGGATGTTCCACGCGGAGGTCGCACTGATGGACCGGGTCGAGGCCGGCCAGCTGGTCGGGACGGTCGTCGACACTCGCGCGCGGGTACTCGAGCACGTGCACGCCGCCGCATCCGGTCACGTCGTCACCCTGCGACGTGCCGCGCACGTCCGTCCCGGCACGCCGGTCGCCGGAATCGCCGCCGCGCGACCCGCGCGGCTGGGACTACCGTCCGACTCGCTCGTCCCGTCTGGAGCACTCCGATGA
- a CDS encoding IclR family transcriptional regulator, producing the protein MSNDSSYPIRAVERVCDILDLVQQRPDGLTLVDVTRATNLPKSSAFRYLTALEARGYVERGEDGRFLVGLALNSERLDVLTQRVRPYLEKLRDEFGETVSLGMFDRGGVYYLAIVESQRATRTVQQPNVRYPIHASAFGKVFTAWRPDADVRELLAREGMPRYTEHTITDPEDYLRELARIRERGYAINDREGEPDSRCVAVPVHGLRLPISMSLSAPLSRLSMDDVPLVAEALTEAAREFSALSTRPRDQSVPDESATP; encoded by the coding sequence ATGAGCAACGACTCGTCCTACCCGATCCGCGCCGTCGAGCGCGTCTGCGACATCCTCGACCTCGTCCAGCAACGGCCCGACGGGCTGACGCTGGTCGACGTCACCCGGGCCACCAACCTGCCGAAGAGCTCGGCGTTCCGCTACCTCACCGCGCTCGAGGCGCGCGGCTACGTCGAGCGCGGCGAGGACGGCCGCTTCCTCGTCGGGCTGGCCCTGAACTCCGAGCGGCTCGACGTCCTCACCCAGCGGGTCCGCCCGTACCTGGAGAAACTCCGCGACGAGTTCGGCGAGACCGTGAGCCTGGGCATGTTCGATCGCGGCGGGGTGTACTACCTCGCCATCGTCGAGAGCCAGCGCGCCACCCGGACGGTGCAGCAGCCGAACGTGCGGTACCCGATCCACGCCTCGGCCTTCGGCAAGGTGTTCACCGCGTGGCGCCCCGACGCCGACGTGCGCGAGTTGCTGGCGCGCGAGGGCATGCCGCGCTACACCGAGCACACCATCACCGACCCCGAGGACTACCTGCGCGAACTGGCCCGCATCCGGGAGCGCGGCTACGCCATCAACGATCGCGAGGGCGAGCCGGACAGCCGCTGCGTGGCGGTGCCGGTGCACGGCCTGCGGCTGCCGATCTCGATGAGCCTGTCCGCGCCGCTGTCCCGCCTCAGCATGGACGACGTCCCGCTGGTCGCCGAGGCGCTCACGGAGGCGGCGCGCGAGTTCTCGGCGCTCTCCACCCGGCCGCGGGACCAGTCCGTGCCGGACGAGTCAGCCACCCCTTAG
- a CDS encoding RraA family protein, whose product MSVEPVPMRWLAEVERYSTPTIANAIETFDVRPRSEGFLDATVRHVAGGPGPWTAYAATARMRSAERYGDAVPLVALLRHIAELPEPRVVVVEDLDERPVGALWGEVMANIHRAHGCVGAVTNGGVRDIDEVGSLGFRFYASSVLVSHANAHLVEVGVPVRVGGMVVEPGALLHGDSHGVVEVPRAIAGEVAAAAHAVETTEREIIGHVRQGRLDVERFGDFLAAYE is encoded by the coding sequence ATGAGCGTCGAACCGGTGCCGATGCGCTGGCTGGCCGAAGTGGAGCGGTACTCGACACCGACGATCGCCAACGCGATCGAGACCTTCGACGTCCGGCCGCGTTCGGAGGGCTTCCTCGACGCCACCGTGCGGCACGTCGCCGGCGGGCCGGGTCCGTGGACGGCGTACGCGGCCACCGCACGCATGCGGTCGGCGGAACGCTACGGCGACGCCGTGCCGCTGGTCGCGTTGCTGCGGCACATCGCGGAGCTGCCGGAGCCGCGGGTCGTGGTCGTCGAGGACCTGGACGAGCGGCCAGTCGGCGCGTTGTGGGGCGAGGTCATGGCGAACATCCACCGCGCCCACGGCTGCGTCGGCGCCGTCACCAACGGCGGAGTCCGCGACATCGACGAGGTCGGCTCCCTGGGCTTCCGGTTCTACGCGAGCTCCGTGCTGGTGTCGCACGCCAACGCGCACCTGGTCGAGGTCGGGGTGCCGGTGCGGGTCGGCGGGATGGTCGTCGAGCCCGGCGCGCTGCTGCACGGCGACTCGCACGGCGTCGTCGAGGTGCCACGCGCGATCGCCGGTGAGGTCGCGGCGGCGGCACACGCGGTGGAGACGACCGAGCGGGAGATCATCGGCCACGTCAGGCAGGGACGACTCGACGTCGAGAGATTCGGCGACTTCCTCGCCGCCTACGAATAG
- a CDS encoding aspartate aminotransferase family protein: MHSNVRLSAPSIFFERGEGAWLYDADGNDYVDYLLGQGPNFLGHAPARVNDAVAAEARRGSVFGANHVLENEAGELFLDTVGWAERVRFGVTGTESDQAALRLARAATGRNRFVRFAGTYHGWLDNVLMSMVDGKPAPGSAGQLSHSLTEAYVLPFNDAAALEATLAEHDDIAAVIVEPVMFNNGAIPPAEGFLAHVRRLCDAHGVVLIFDEVITGFRVALGGAAERFGVRPDLAVYGKAMAGGWPVSALAGSAALMDRFAEGVVHAGTFNGSVPACAAVIASLKALREDPPYARLEEYGDSLMDAIVEIGRDHGLPLRAQGLPMAFHVSFGDPAPVHDYAGLAGLDLDRYAAFSHTLADHGVWVAARGIWYVSAAHADKEMAATLERFDTAAAQVSA; this comes from the coding sequence GTGCATTCGAATGTCCGTCTGAGCGCGCCGTCGATCTTCTTCGAGCGCGGCGAGGGCGCCTGGCTCTACGACGCCGACGGCAATGACTACGTGGACTACCTGCTCGGGCAGGGCCCGAACTTCCTCGGTCACGCGCCGGCGCGGGTGAACGACGCGGTGGCGGCCGAGGCGCGGCGCGGATCGGTGTTCGGCGCCAACCACGTGCTGGAGAACGAGGCCGGGGAGCTGTTCCTCGACACCGTCGGCTGGGCCGAGCGGGTGCGCTTCGGCGTCACCGGCACCGAGTCCGACCAGGCGGCGCTGCGGCTGGCCCGCGCGGCCACCGGCCGCAACCGGTTCGTCCGCTTCGCGGGCACGTATCACGGCTGGCTGGACAACGTCCTGATGTCCATGGTCGACGGCAAGCCCGCGCCTGGCAGCGCCGGCCAGCTGTCGCACAGCCTCACCGAGGCGTACGTGCTCCCGTTCAACGACGCCGCCGCACTGGAGGCGACGCTGGCCGAGCACGACGACATCGCCGCGGTCATCGTCGAGCCGGTCATGTTCAACAACGGCGCCATCCCGCCGGCCGAGGGGTTCCTGGCGCACGTGCGCCGGCTCTGCGACGCGCACGGCGTCGTGCTCATCTTCGACGAGGTCATCACCGGGTTCCGGGTCGCGCTGGGCGGCGCCGCCGAGCGGTTCGGGGTGCGGCCCGACCTCGCCGTCTACGGCAAGGCGATGGCCGGCGGCTGGCCGGTGTCGGCACTCGCGGGCTCTGCCGCGCTGATGGACCGGTTCGCCGAGGGCGTCGTCCACGCGGGCACCTTCAACGGCTCCGTGCCGGCCTGCGCCGCGGTCATCGCCAGCCTGAAGGCACTGCGCGAGGACCCGCCGTACGCGCGGCTGGAGGAGTACGGCGACTCGCTGATGGACGCGATCGTCGAGATCGGCCGCGACCACGGCCTGCCGCTGCGCGCGCAGGGCCTGCCGATGGCCTTCCACGTGTCCTTTGGCGACCCCGCGCCGGTGCACGACTACGCCGGGCTGGCCGGGCTCGACCTCGACCGCTACGCGGCGTTCTCGCACACCCTGGCCGACCACGGCGTCTGGGTCGCCGCCCGGGGCATCTGGTACGTCTCGGCCGCGCACGCGGACAAGGAGATGGCGGCCACGCTGGAGCGGTTCGACACCGCCGCGGCACAGGTGTCCGCTTGA
- a CDS encoding M81 family metallopeptidase — protein sequence MRLAMVGFGHEANTFAPSAATLAAWERAGILEGDAIRQRHERSESILAGYFAYAAEDPAVEVVPLVYSWITPTGASTAEAFEHLSGLMLARLREQGPWDGVLLPQHGAAVADGHPDADGEFLRRVRAAVGPDVPIGVTLDLHANVSRQLVEHADVITVYQTNPHVDAREQGLACARLLGRAIRGEIRPVMALAELPLAAGILRMGTGHEPMSELLAAAREHERRPGVLSVSLVEGFPYADVAEMGMSVIAVADADPALAADAARSVAAATWERRDGFVGAAPGTDEAMRRAGAADGGPVVVLDMGDNVGGGSPGDSTHLLHAARRLGVTGVAQCVYDPAVALSCAAAGVGARVDLTVGGKVDDRHGIPFPIRGEVIAVTDGRFEDPSATHGGARVFDLGTSAGVRTDDGFLLALHSRPEGTWSRMQFSTLGIDPAGVPIVVAKGVHAPRAAFEPIASQLIWADTPGSTSADVSAFDFRHRRRPMFPFEPEARFDPETVR from the coding sequence ATGCGTCTGGCCATGGTGGGCTTCGGTCACGAAGCGAACACGTTCGCACCGTCGGCGGCGACGCTGGCGGCGTGGGAGCGGGCCGGCATCCTCGAGGGCGACGCGATCCGGCAGCGGCACGAGCGGTCGGAGTCCATCCTCGCCGGCTACTTCGCCTACGCGGCCGAGGACCCCGCCGTCGAGGTCGTCCCGCTGGTGTACAGCTGGATCACGCCCACCGGCGCCAGCACCGCCGAGGCGTTCGAGCACCTGAGCGGCCTCATGCTGGCGCGGCTGCGCGAGCAGGGACCGTGGGACGGCGTCCTGCTGCCGCAGCACGGCGCGGCCGTCGCGGACGGCCACCCCGACGCCGACGGCGAGTTCCTGCGGCGGGTGCGCGCGGCCGTCGGCCCGGACGTCCCGATCGGCGTCACCCTCGACCTGCACGCGAACGTCTCACGGCAGCTGGTCGAGCATGCCGACGTCATCACCGTCTACCAGACCAACCCGCACGTCGACGCGCGGGAGCAGGGCCTGGCCTGTGCCCGGCTGCTGGGCCGCGCGATCCGCGGCGAGATCCGGCCGGTCATGGCGCTGGCCGAGCTGCCCCTGGCGGCCGGCATCCTGCGCATGGGCACCGGACACGAGCCGATGAGCGAGCTGCTCGCCGCGGCCCGCGAGCACGAACGCCGTCCCGGGGTGCTCTCCGTGAGCCTGGTCGAGGGGTTCCCGTACGCCGACGTCGCCGAGATGGGCATGTCGGTGATCGCCGTCGCCGACGCCGACCCGGCGCTCGCGGCCGATGCCGCCCGGTCCGTCGCGGCCGCCACCTGGGAACGCCGCGACGGCTTCGTCGGCGCGGCGCCCGGGACGGACGAGGCGATGCGGCGGGCCGGCGCCGCGGACGGCGGCCCGGTGGTCGTCCTCGACATGGGCGACAACGTCGGCGGCGGCAGCCCCGGCGACTCCACCCATCTGCTGCACGCGGCCCGCCGGCTCGGCGTCACCGGGGTGGCGCAGTGCGTCTACGACCCCGCGGTCGCGCTGTCGTGCGCGGCCGCCGGCGTCGGCGCCCGGGTCGACCTCACCGTCGGCGGCAAGGTCGACGACCGGCACGGCATCCCGTTCCCGATCCGTGGCGAGGTCATCGCGGTGACCGACGGCCGGTTCGAGGACCCGTCGGCGACCCACGGTGGCGCCCGCGTCTTCGACCTGGGCACGTCGGCGGGGGTGCGCACCGACGACGGCTTCCTGCTGGCGCTGCACTCGCGGCCCGAGGGCACCTGGAGCCGGATGCAGTTCAGCACTCTCGGCATCGATCCGGCCGGCGTGCCGATCGTCGTCGCCAAGGGCGTCCACGCGCCGCGGGCGGCGTTCGAGCCCATCGCCAGCCAGCTGATCTGGGCCGACACTCCCGGCTCCACCAGCGCCGACGTCTCCGCCTTCGACTTCCGCCATCGGCGCCGGCCGATGTTCCCGTTCGAGCCCGAGGCCCGGTTCGACCCGGAGACGGTCCGATGA
- a CDS encoding SDR family NAD(P)-dependent oxidoreductase, which produces MSRLAGRVALVTGASRGIGAAAARALAAEGAAVVLAHEPRVDRKTEAAQLADELAAGGARVVTAEADLGDPRGPADLVEQARRALGPLDIVVANAAAGGHARWQDITVEQWDHVLAVNLRATWLLARAAHPDLAASGHGAIVTVTSIMAETGQPGSLHYTASKAGIIGITRALARELGADGIRVNAVMPGAIRTEQETELFADERALFDEVVPQQSLPRRGYAADLAPTFVYLASDDSAFVTGQVVTVDGGWVFR; this is translated from the coding sequence ATGAGCCGCCTGGCCGGCCGGGTCGCGCTCGTCACCGGCGCGTCACGCGGCATCGGCGCCGCGGCGGCACGGGCCCTGGCCGCCGAGGGCGCGGCCGTCGTCCTGGCGCACGAGCCACGCGTCGACCGCAAGACGGAGGCCGCCCAGCTGGCCGACGAGCTCGCGGCCGGCGGCGCGCGGGTGGTCACCGCGGAGGCGGACCTCGGCGACCCGCGCGGGCCGGCGGACCTGGTGGAACAGGCCCGGCGCGCGCTGGGCCCGCTCGACATCGTCGTGGCGAACGCCGCGGCCGGCGGGCACGCGCGCTGGCAGGACATCACCGTCGAGCAGTGGGACCACGTGCTGGCGGTCAACCTGCGCGCGACGTGGCTGCTGGCCCGGGCCGCCCATCCGGATCTGGCCGCTTCCGGGCACGGCGCCATCGTCACCGTCACCAGCATCATGGCGGAGACCGGGCAGCCCGGATCGCTGCACTACACCGCGAGCAAGGCGGGCATCATCGGGATCACCCGGGCGCTGGCCCGCGAGCTCGGGGCCGACGGCATCCGCGTCAACGCCGTCATGCCCGGAGCGATCCGGACCGAGCAGGAGACGGAGCTGTTCGCGGACGAGCGGGCGCTCTTCGACGAGGTCGTGCCGCAGCAGTCGCTGCCACGCCGCGGCTACGCCGCCGACCTCGCGCCGACCTTCGTCTACCTCGCCAGCGATGACAGCGCGTTCGTGACCGGCCAGGTCGTCACCGTCGACGGCGGCTGGGTGTTCCGATGA
- a CDS encoding IclR family transcriptional regulator, producing the protein MSDEIDITGAPDPATATPEQIKKYNNRSVERVVSMLNVLQESPEPMALVDVHRSIGMAKATAFRYLWTLERHRYVERDAQGRYRLGLGFVGMQSRDLDMLKERARPWLEKLRDETGETVNLGVLDGNTVRYVEVAESLRQVRMVSAPGARDPLYCTALGKAIAAQLPEARVRELLHQVEMPRRTPSTITSLDRFLEELELVRQRGRAVDDQENEEDGRCVAVGIAGTRVPAALSLSAPASRFPVKDIPRVARTLTFAAERLMSDPRAAQRGEG; encoded by the coding sequence ATGAGCGACGAGATCGACATCACCGGCGCGCCCGATCCCGCGACGGCGACGCCGGAGCAGATCAAGAAGTACAACAACCGTTCGGTCGAGCGGGTCGTGTCGATGCTCAACGTGCTGCAGGAGTCGCCGGAGCCGATGGCGCTGGTCGACGTCCATCGCTCCATCGGCATGGCCAAGGCCACGGCGTTCCGCTACCTGTGGACGCTGGAGCGGCACCGCTACGTCGAGCGCGACGCCCAGGGGCGCTACCGCCTCGGCCTCGGCTTCGTCGGCATGCAGTCGCGCGACCTCGACATGCTGAAGGAGCGCGCCCGCCCGTGGCTGGAGAAGCTGCGCGACGAGACCGGCGAGACGGTGAACCTCGGCGTCCTCGACGGCAACACCGTGCGCTACGTCGAGGTCGCCGAGAGCCTCCGTCAGGTGCGCATGGTGAGCGCGCCCGGCGCCCGCGACCCGCTCTACTGCACCGCGCTGGGCAAGGCCATCGCGGCGCAGCTGCCCGAGGCCAGGGTGCGCGAGCTGCTGCACCAGGTCGAGATGCCGCGGCGCACCCCCAGCACCATCACCTCCCTCGACCGGTTCCTCGAGGAGCTCGAGCTGGTCCGCCAGCGCGGCCGCGCCGTCGACGACCAGGAGAACGAGGAGGACGGCCGCTGCGTCGCCGTCGGCATCGCCGGCACCCGGGTCCCGGCCGCGCTGAGCCTGAGCGCCCCCGCCAGCCGCTTTCCGGTCAAGGACATCCCGAGGGTCGCCAGGACGCTGACCTTCGCCGCCGAGCGGCTGATGAGCGATCCGCGGGCGGCCCAGCGCGGCGAGGGCTGA
- a CDS encoding sulfite exporter TauE/SafE family protein: MVDPLLVLLASFGLIGGIGIAAVGPGGVLPTTGLFLLTDLTPSEVAGTAMVTHVATGALATAAYARSGHLTEPHTRRTALVLAAAAAAGAPAGVLINSRVGTDVFGVLLAALMVVAAALVWRRERRREPSSPAASAPPPAVVAGLGLAVAVVAGVVGIGGPMLAVPLLVAAGVPLLESLAAAQVQSIVIASTGTAGYLAAGAVDWPLAALIGVPSLAGVLLGWKIATTLPTRQLATALVVSLLVLAPFVAFG; encoded by the coding sequence ATGGTGGACCCTCTCCTCGTCCTGCTGGCGTCGTTCGGGCTGATCGGCGGCATCGGCATCGCCGCCGTCGGCCCGGGCGGCGTGCTCCCCACGACGGGGCTGTTCCTGCTGACCGACCTCACCCCGTCCGAGGTCGCGGGGACGGCGATGGTCACCCACGTCGCGACCGGCGCGCTGGCGACGGCGGCGTATGCGCGCTCCGGGCACCTCACCGAGCCGCACACCCGGCGCACCGCGCTCGTCCTGGCCGCCGCCGCGGCGGCCGGCGCTCCGGCCGGCGTGCTGATCAACTCCAGGGTCGGCACGGACGTCTTCGGTGTGCTCCTCGCGGCCCTCATGGTGGTGGCCGCCGCGCTGGTGTGGCGGCGGGAACGCCGTCGCGAGCCGTCGTCACCGGCGGCGTCGGCGCCGCCGCCGGCGGTCGTCGCCGGGCTAGGGCTGGCCGTCGCGGTGGTGGCCGGCGTCGTCGGCATCGGCGGCCCGATGCTGGCCGTTCCCCTGCTCGTCGCGGCCGGGGTGCCGCTGCTCGAGTCGCTGGCCGCCGCCCAGGTCCAGTCGATCGTCATCGCGAGCACCGGGACGGCCGGCTACCTCGCCGCCGGCGCCGTCGACTGGCCGCTCGCGGCGCTCATCGGCGTGCCCTCACTCGCCGGCGTGCTGCTCGGCTGGAAGATCGCGACGACCCTCCCGACCCGTCAGCTCGCCACCGCCCTCGTCGTCTCGCTGCTCGTCCTCGCCCCGTTCGTCGCCTTCGGCTGA
- a CDS encoding GntR family transcriptional regulator has protein sequence MSQYSERTARPRAERARHVADLLRQQITDDAFPGGLLPDEGTLGRHLGASRNAVREALGLLREEGLVTRRRGVGTSVVAPKLGHGLDRLAGLAETLAGHGTVTNEVRVAETVSATAAVADRLEVEPGDDVVRIERLRRLDDQPLSLDTSYLVADVGRRVLDADLVHRDVFAVIEEVTGGRLGRAEVAVHAVNADAGTARLLDVPAGAAVFAIERSTFLPGGRVVDVESLRIRADRLTLRATLHRGPAAG, from the coding sequence GTGAGCCAGTACAGCGAACGGACGGCACGGCCGCGGGCCGAGCGGGCCCGGCACGTCGCCGACCTCCTCCGCCAGCAGATCACCGACGACGCCTTTCCCGGCGGCCTGCTGCCGGACGAAGGGACGCTCGGACGCCACCTCGGCGCGTCGCGCAACGCCGTCCGCGAAGCGCTGGGCCTGCTGCGCGAGGAAGGCCTCGTCACCCGGCGCCGCGGCGTCGGCACGTCGGTCGTCGCACCCAAGCTCGGGCACGGGCTGGACCGCCTGGCCGGCCTCGCCGAGACCCTGGCCGGGCACGGGACCGTCACCAACGAGGTCCGCGTCGCCGAGACCGTGTCCGCGACGGCCGCCGTCGCCGACCGCCTCGAGGTGGAGCCCGGCGACGACGTGGTCCGCATCGAGCGCCTGCGCCGCCTCGACGACCAGCCGCTGTCGCTGGACACCAGCTACCTCGTCGCGGACGTCGGACGCCGCGTGCTCGACGCCGACCTCGTCCACCGCGACGTCTTCGCCGTCATCGAGGAGGTGACCGGCGGCCGTCTGGGCCGGGCCGAGGTCGCCGTCCACGCCGTGAACGCCGACGCCGGCACCGCCCGGCTGCTCGACGTCCCGGCCGGTGCCGCGGTGTTCGCCATCGAACGGAGCACGTTCCTGCCCGGCGGCCGGGTCGTCGACGTCGAGTCGCTGCGCATCCGCGCCGACCGGCTGACCCTGCGGGCCACCCTGCACCGCGGCCCGGCCGCCGGCTGA
- a CDS encoding helix-turn-helix domain-containing GNAT family N-acetyltransferase, which produces MTTLAAPPQLLPADAAADYAECFTALSDPTRVRLLHAVAASNGGVTVGELTELLSISQSTASHHVRKLTDARFVHVAKVGTSTRVTVNEACCTGLPHMADVVMGVTSESRPCCPDDVPADVTVRALADDDWPEVRRIYREGIDTGIATFETSVPASNRLAAKWLPGHRWVAELDGAVAGWTAITAASDRDCYRGVGETSVYVDAAHRGRGVGKALLRRQVTAADNDDLWTLQTSIFTENRASLSLHHQAGYRTVGIREKIAQRDGVWHDTVLLERRRAA; this is translated from the coding sequence ATGACGACTCTGGCCGCGCCGCCGCAGCTCCTCCCCGCCGACGCCGCGGCGGACTACGCCGAGTGCTTCACGGCGCTCTCCGACCCCACCCGGGTCCGGCTGCTGCACGCCGTCGCCGCCTCGAACGGCGGCGTCACCGTCGGCGAGCTGACCGAGCTGCTGAGCATCAGCCAGTCGACCGCGTCGCACCACGTGCGCAAGCTCACCGACGCGCGGTTCGTGCACGTCGCCAAGGTCGGCACCAGCACGCGCGTCACCGTCAACGAGGCCTGCTGCACGGGCCTGCCGCACATGGCCGACGTCGTCATGGGCGTCACCTCCGAGTCCCGGCCGTGCTGCCCCGACGACGTCCCCGCCGACGTGACGGTCCGGGCGCTCGCCGACGACGACTGGCCCGAGGTCCGCCGCATCTACCGCGAGGGCATCGACACCGGCATCGCGACGTTCGAGACCTCGGTGCCGGCCAGCAACCGGCTGGCGGCGAAGTGGCTGCCCGGGCACCGCTGGGTCGCCGAGCTCGACGGCGCCGTCGCCGGCTGGACCGCCATCACCGCCGCTTCCGACCGCGACTGCTACCGCGGCGTCGGCGAGACCTCGGTCTACGTCGACGCCGCCCACCGCGGCCGCGGCGTCGGCAAGGCCCTGCTGCGCCGGCAGGTCACCGCGGCCGACAACGACGACCTCTGGACGCTGCAGACGTCGATCTTCACCGAGAACCGCGCCAGCCTCTCGCTGCACCACCAAGCCGGCTACCGCACCGTCGGCATCCGCGAGAAGATCGCCCAGCGCGACGGCGTCTGGCACGACACCGTCCTCCTCGAACGGCGGCGCGCCGCGTAG
- a CDS encoding FAD-dependent oxidoreductase has product MAYPVVVVGAGPVGLAAAAELVEREVGVLVFERGASAGAAVSEWGHVRLFSQWSELVAPAAGRLLEARGWVRPAGDGYPTGGEWVRDYLAPLAGLLGERVRTGAEVVGVARRGRDRVVDDGRDGEPLTVHVRYDDGHEERVVASGLIDASGTWVAPNPLGGDGLRAVGEAAAVAAGRLSYRGPDLSVPAERDRLAGRHVVVAGSGHSALTALVSLTGLPDGTSVTWVLRRGAIGDTFGGGDADELPARGRLGQRAREAVEAGRVRVVTGFRTEAVESQPDGRVALVSSSGQRVGDVDRVIALTGLRPDLAWLSELRLELDATLQAPVKLAPMIDPNVHSCGSVSPHGVVELAHPEPGVYLAGMKSYGRAPTFLAMTGYEQVRSIAAAFAGDRAAAERVELVLPESGVCGGSGGYDVASGGCCGAPAGPELITLGAPVRSST; this is encoded by the coding sequence ATGGCGTACCCCGTGGTGGTGGTCGGCGCCGGCCCGGTGGGCCTGGCGGCCGCGGCCGAGCTGGTCGAGCGCGAGGTCGGCGTGCTGGTGTTCGAACGTGGCGCGTCGGCGGGGGCGGCGGTGTCGGAGTGGGGACACGTCCGGCTGTTCTCGCAGTGGTCGGAGCTGGTGGCGCCCGCGGCCGGCCGGCTGCTCGAGGCGCGCGGCTGGGTCCGTCCGGCCGGCGACGGCTACCCGACCGGTGGCGAGTGGGTGCGCGACTATCTCGCGCCGCTCGCCGGCCTGCTGGGGGAGCGGGTGCGTACCGGTGCGGAGGTCGTCGGGGTGGCGCGGCGCGGCCGCGACCGCGTGGTCGACGACGGCCGCGACGGCGAGCCGCTGACCGTCCACGTCCGGTACGACGACGGCCACGAGGAGCGGGTGGTCGCCAGCGGCCTGATCGACGCGTCCGGCACCTGGGTGGCGCCGAACCCGCTGGGCGGCGACGGGCTGCGCGCGGTCGGTGAGGCCGCTGCCGTGGCGGCGGGCCGGCTGAGCTACCGCGGCCCGGACCTGTCCGTCCCGGCCGAACGGGACCGGCTGGCCGGCCGGCATGTGGTGGTCGCCGGGAGCGGGCACTCCGCGCTCACCGCGCTGGTGTCGCTGACCGGCCTGCCCGACGGCACGTCCGTCACCTGGGTGCTGCGCCGCGGCGCCATCGGCGACACCTTCGGCGGCGGCGACGCCGACGAGCTGCCGGCCCGCGGGCGGCTCGGCCAGCGCGCCCGCGAGGCGGTCGAGGCCGGCCGGGTCCGCGTCGTCACCGGCTTCCGCACCGAGGCCGTCGAGTCCCAGCCCGACGGCCGGGTCGCGCTGGTGTCGTCCAGCGGGCAGCGCGTCGGCGACGTCGACCGGGTGATCGCGCTGACCGGCCTGCGCCCGGACCTGGCCTGGCTGTCCGAGCTGCGGCTGGAGCTGGACGCCACGCTGCAGGCGCCGGTGAAGCTCGCGCCCATGATCGACCCGAACGTCCACTCCTGCGGCAGCGTCTCCCCCCACGGCGTCGTCGAGCTGGCCCATCCCGAGCCCGGCGTCTACCTGGCCGGGATGAAGAGCTACGGCCGGGCGCCGACGTTCCTGGCCATGACCGGCTACGAGCAGGTCCGCAGCATCGCCGCCGCCTTCGCCGGCGACCGCGCCGCGGCCGAGCGGGTCGAGCTCGTCCTGCCCGAATCCGGCGTCTGCGGCGGCTCCGGCGGCTACGACGTCGCCAGTGGCGGCTGCTGCGGCGCCCCGGCCGGCCCGGAGCTGATCACGCTCGGCGCGCCGGTTCGCAGCTCCACCTGA